Within the Candidatus Rokuibacteriota bacterium genome, the region TGACCTTCTCGATTTTCATGATTGGGGCCTCGCCTCCCTGCGCCCCTCGCCTTCGGCTCGTGCCACATGTTGTCTCAGACTACGGCGCCGACCATTCTATACTGGCGGCCACCCCAACCCAACCGTGTCAAACCCTACCCTGGAGGAAACGCCCCATGGCAGGCCCCGAGCTTCGCAGCAGGAACTGGTTCGACAAGAAGGACCTCGACGGCTTCGCCCATCGCTCCTGGCTCAAGGCCGAAGGGTGGAGCGATCAGATGTTCGACGGCCGCCCGGTCATCGGCATCGCCAATTCCTGGTCCGAGCTGACCACCTGCAATTCGCATCTCCGCCAGGTCGCAGAGGCCGTCAAGCGCGGGGTGCTCTCGGCCGGCGGCTTCCCGCTCGAGTTCCCGACGATCTCGCTGGGCGAAGTCCTCATGAAGCCCACGACCATGCTCTTCCGGAATCTCATGGCCATGGACGTGGAGGAGTGCATCCGCGCCTACCCGCTCGATGGTGTAGTCCTCCTGTCGGGCTGCGACAAGACGACGCCGGCGATGCTCATGGGCGCCGCCTCGGCCGACGTGCCGGCCATCATGGTCACGGGCGGGCCCATGCTGCGCGGCATGTGGGGGCAGGAAGAGCTCGGCTCGGGCACCGACAACTGGCGCTACTGGGCCGAGCGGCGCGCCGGCCGCCTGTCCGAGGAAGAATGGTGCGAGATGGAGTCGTGCATGTCCCGCTCGGCCGGGCACTGCATGGTCATGGGCACGGCCTCGACCATGGCCTCGATGGTCGAGGCGCTCGGCATGACGCTGCCCGGGAATGCGGCCATCCCCGCGCCCGACTCACGGCGCATGGTGCTCGCCGAGATGAGCGGGCGCCGCATCATGGAGATGGCGCGTGACGGGCTCAAGCCGTCGAAGATCCTCACGGCCAACGCCTTCGACAACGCAATCCGCGCCGACATGGCCATAGGCGGCTCGACCAACGCGATCATCCACCTTGTCGCCATCGCGGGACGGGCCGGCGTGGCGCTTCCGCTCTCGCGCTTCGACGAGCTGTCGCGGACGACGCCGTTTCTGGTCAACGTGCGCCCCTCTGGCAAGTACCTGATGGAAGACTTCTTCTACGCGGGCGGGCTACCCGTGGTCATGAAGGAGCTCCTGCCGCTCCTCCACCGCGACGCGCCCACCGTCACGGGCGCGTCCATCGCCGAGAACGTGGCGAGTGCTAGAAACATGAACCCGGACGTGATCCGGTCGCTCGCGATGCCGATCTCGAGCGAGGGCGGCACGGTCATCCTGACGGGCAACCTCTGCCCCAGCGGCGCCGTGCTCAAGCAGTCGGCCGCCTCGCAGCATCTCCTGACCCACCGCGGGCGTGCCGTCGTCTTCGAGGACCACCACGACCTGCACGCGCGGATCGACGACCCGGATCTTTCGGTGGACCC harbors:
- a CDS encoding IlvD/Edd family dehydratase yields the protein MAGPELRSRNWFDKKDLDGFAHRSWLKAEGWSDQMFDGRPVIGIANSWSELTTCNSHLRQVAEAVKRGVLSAGGFPLEFPTISLGEVLMKPTTMLFRNLMAMDVEECIRAYPLDGVVLLSGCDKTTPAMLMGAASADVPAIMVTGGPMLRGMWGQEELGSGTDNWRYWAERRAGRLSEEEWCEMESCMSRSAGHCMVMGTASTMASMVEALGMTLPGNAAIPAPDSRRMVLAEMSGRRIMEMARDGLKPSKILTANAFDNAIRADMAIGGSTNAIIHLVAIAGRAGVALPLSRFDELSRTTPFLVNVRPSGKYLMEDFFYAGGLPVVMKELLPLLHRDAPTVTGASIAENVASARNMNPDVIRSLAMPISSEGGTVILTGNLCPSGAVLKQSAASQHLLTHRGRAVVFEDHHDLHARIDDPDLSVDPTSVLVLKRVGPKGAPGMPEWGAAPIPQKLLKKGIKDMVRISDARMSGTSYGTVVLHVSPEAEVGGPLALVENGDEIELDVPNRRLTLRVPDDELARRRAKWKPRPPHFTRGYGRLFLDHVLQAHEGVDFDFLRGQTPVRSEDTAGPSHS